A stretch of the uncultured Trichococcus sp. genome encodes the following:
- a CDS encoding divergent PAP2 family protein, translating into MMIFENFPLICSLVAIIFTQALKYPIAIFSKDKKTSLSIVTTTGGMPSSHSAAVSSLITALILQYGIGSGYVAIATTFGVIVMFDSMGVRRQSGEQGIVLIDAIKELTRLSLKFPKNEQELIAEEAEEKIYPEEMAVKKYLGHKPSEVFVGLLTGIFVTFIVRMFYEQI; encoded by the coding sequence ATGATGATTTTCGAGAATTTCCCCCTAATTTGTTCCCTGGTAGCTATCATATTCACCCAAGCTTTAAAATATCCGATTGCAATTTTTTCCAAAGACAAGAAAACTTCCTTGTCGATCGTTACGACTACAGGAGGAATGCCCAGTTCCCACTCGGCGGCCGTCAGTTCGCTGATAACGGCACTTATTCTGCAATACGGCATCGGTTCCGGTTATGTTGCCATCGCTACGACGTTTGGTGTCATCGTGATGTTCGACTCGATGGGAGTCCGTCGCCAGAGCGGCGAACAAGGAATCGTTCTCATAGATGCCATCAAAGAGTTGACCCGCTTGTCACTCAAGTTCCCGAAAAACGAACAGGAATTGATCGCTGAGGAAGCGGAGGAGAAAATCTACCCTGAAGAAATGGCCGTAAAAAAATACCTTGGGCACAAACCTTCGGAAGTTTTTGTCGGACTGCTGACGGGTATTTTTGTGACATTCATCGTCAGAATGTTCTACGAACAAATCTGA
- a CDS encoding peptidylprolyl isomerase — protein MSLFPQLQPTENDKKVIMRTNKGDITIRLFPDLAPKTVENFLGLAESGYYDGIIFHRVIDNFMIQGGDPTGTGMGGSSIWGDSFEDEFSMNLFNLNGALSMANAGPNTNGSQFFIVTAKEVPMTMLAQLEAGGWPKEIVEAYAANGGTPWLDQKHTVFGQVEAGMDTVYAIEGVKKGAQDKPVEDVVIESITIL, from the coding sequence ATGAGTTTATTTCCACAATTACAACCAACAGAGAACGATAAGAAAGTCATTATGAGAACAAATAAAGGGGATATCACAATCCGTTTATTCCCTGATTTGGCACCAAAAACAGTCGAAAACTTCTTAGGATTGGCTGAAAGCGGCTATTATGATGGCATCATTTTCCACCGTGTCATTGATAACTTCATGATCCAAGGCGGCGATCCTACAGGAACTGGTATGGGCGGATCAAGCATTTGGGGCGATTCTTTCGAAGATGAATTTTCAATGAATTTGTTCAACCTGAACGGTGCATTGTCGATGGCGAATGCTGGCCCGAACACAAACGGAAGTCAATTTTTCATCGTAACTGCTAAAGAAGTGCCTATGACAATGTTAGCTCAATTGGAAGCGGGTGGCTGGCCTAAAGAAATCGTTGAAGCATATGCTGCAAACGGTGGAACACCTTGGTTGGACCAAAAACATACCGTATTCGGACAAGTGGAAGCTGGCATGGACACAGTATATGCTATCGAAGGCGTGAAAAAAGGCGCTCAAGACAAACCTGTCGAAGACGTTGTCATCGAAAGTATCACGATTTTATAA
- the metK gene encoding methionine adenosyltransferase: MVEKRLFTSESVTEGHPDKIADQISDAILDTLLAADPNARVACETIVTTGLVVVFGEITTSAYVNIQQIVRDTVTEIGYTRGKFGFDADNLAVMVSLDEQSDDIAIGVNESLERRELVTTDYNEIGAGDQGLMFGFAINETEELMPLPISLSHKLAKRLSEVRKDGTLEYLRPDGKTQVTVEYDEDGKPKRVDTIVLSTQHDENVTLEQLKKDILEHVIHVVIDDALLDADTKYFINPTGRFVIGGPKGDSGLTGRKIIVDTYGGYARHGGGAFSGKDATKVDRSASYAARYIAKNIVAAGLATKCEIQLAYAIGVAEPVSIAIDTFGTSEYPEATLIEAVRKNFNLTPAGIIQMLDLRRPIFKKTAAYGHFGREDADFTWEKTDKTEALLSYVQADK; this comes from the coding sequence ATGGTAGAAAAAAGATTATTTACTTCAGAATCAGTAACGGAAGGTCATCCGGATAAAATTGCTGATCAGATCAGCGATGCAATTTTGGACACGCTGTTGGCTGCTGATCCAAATGCGCGTGTTGCTTGCGAAACGATTGTCACGACAGGACTGGTAGTTGTCTTTGGAGAAATCACGACAAGCGCTTACGTAAACATCCAGCAGATCGTCCGCGATACTGTGACTGAAATTGGTTATACGCGTGGCAAATTTGGTTTCGATGCGGATAATTTGGCCGTTATGGTATCCTTGGACGAACAATCGGACGATATCGCAATCGGCGTAAACGAATCACTGGAACGCAGAGAACTGGTGACTACGGATTACAATGAAATCGGGGCAGGGGATCAAGGTTTGATGTTCGGTTTTGCCATCAACGAAACGGAAGAACTGATGCCGTTACCTATTTCGCTGAGTCATAAGTTAGCGAAACGTTTATCTGAAGTCCGCAAAGACGGTACTTTGGAATATTTAAGACCGGACGGAAAAACACAAGTCACCGTGGAATACGATGAAGACGGCAAACCGAAACGTGTGGACACAATCGTTTTGAGTACGCAACATGATGAGAATGTCACGTTGGAACAATTGAAAAAAGATATTTTGGAGCATGTCATCCATGTGGTCATCGACGATGCCTTGTTGGATGCTGATACTAAATACTTCATCAATCCTACTGGTCGCTTTGTCATCGGAGGACCTAAAGGCGATTCCGGTCTGACTGGGAGAAAAATCATCGTTGATACTTATGGTGGTTATGCGCGTCATGGTGGCGGTGCTTTCTCAGGTAAGGATGCTACAAAAGTTGACCGTTCTGCAAGCTATGCGGCCCGTTACATTGCGAAAAACATTGTTGCGGCTGGATTGGCAACAAAATGTGAAATCCAATTGGCCTATGCGATCGGAGTTGCTGAACCTGTATCGATTGCGATCGATACATTCGGCACAAGTGAGTATCCCGAAGCCACTTTGATAGAGGCAGTACGCAAAAACTTCAACTTGACGCCAGCTGGCATCATTCAAATGTTGGATCTGCGTCGTCCTATCTTTAAAAAGACGGCAGCCTATGGACATTTTGGCCGTGAAGATGCTGACTTCACTTGGGAGAAGACAGACAAAACAGAAGCTTTGCTTTCATATGTTCAAGCGGACAAATAA
- a CDS encoding TIGR01212 family radical SAM protein (This family includes YhcC from E. coli K-12, an uncharacterized radical SAM protein.) gives MTNQFLYSDTNKRYHTWNYHLQQHFGEKIFKVAIDGGFDCPNRDGTVARGGCTFCTVSGSGDFAQDRVDPLPVQLRKGIDMMHKKWPNVKSYIAYFQNFTNTHAPVDILRHRYEQVVNEDGVVGIMIATRPDCLPPETIAYLAELNKRYYIWVELGLQTIHEETSKIINRAHSYDTYLKAVDELRAHNIPVCTHLINGLPGETHEMMMESVNRVILDSDIQGIKIHLLHLMKNTKMLRDYHQDRLRLLEKDEYVGLVCDQLEVIPEEIVIHRITGDAPRDTLVGPMWSLKKWEVLNAIDHELERRNTYQGIHNIRNKGEEHVVVRSGLQS, from the coding sequence TTGACAAATCAATTTTTATACAGTGACACAAATAAACGTTACCATACATGGAATTACCATCTGCAACAACACTTTGGCGAAAAGATTTTCAAAGTAGCCATCGATGGCGGTTTTGATTGCCCGAACCGCGACGGCACCGTCGCACGCGGTGGTTGCACCTTCTGCACCGTTTCCGGATCCGGCGATTTTGCTCAGGACCGGGTCGATCCGCTGCCTGTCCAATTACGCAAAGGCATCGATATGATGCACAAAAAATGGCCGAATGTAAAAAGCTACATCGCCTATTTCCAGAACTTCACCAATACGCACGCACCGGTGGATATTCTGCGCCATCGTTATGAACAGGTAGTCAACGAAGACGGTGTGGTCGGCATCATGATTGCGACGCGTCCGGATTGCCTGCCACCCGAAACGATCGCATATTTGGCGGAACTCAACAAACGTTACTACATATGGGTGGAGTTGGGGCTCCAGACCATCCATGAAGAAACAAGCAAAATCATCAACCGCGCGCATTCCTATGATACCTACCTGAAAGCAGTCGATGAACTGCGTGCGCACAATATCCCGGTGTGCACCCATCTAATCAATGGGCTTCCGGGAGAAACCCATGAAATGATGATGGAGAGTGTCAACCGTGTCATCCTTGATTCCGATATCCAAGGAATCAAGATCCATTTGCTCCATCTGATGAAGAACACAAAAATGCTTCGGGATTATCATCAAGATAGGCTACGTTTGTTGGAGAAAGACGAATATGTTGGACTTGTCTGCGATCAGCTCGAAGTCATTCCGGAAGAAATCGTCATCCACCGGATTACGGGAGATGCTCCGCGTGATACGCTTGTCGGCCCGATGTGGAGCCTCAAAAAGTGGGAAGTGCTGAACGCAATCGATCATGAGCTGGAGCGCCGCAATACCTATCAAGGAATCCACAATATCAGGAATAAGGGTGAGGAACATGTTGTTGTCCGCAGTGGGCTTCAGTCATAG
- a CDS encoding LysM peptidoglycan-binding domain-containing protein: protein MLSRNERINQKKKEQLINSFITTNKRLKRSVAVLSTSFFMTTVVKPVQLVLAAETTTLGTTDKQVYSTNPFLNQIIPSATVIAAKNDLYASVMMAQAILESGWGTSALASAPNYNLFGIKGDYNGESVNMGTLEDSGGQNYYPINAEFRKYPSYAESLQDYANLLANGTSWNPNYYAGAWKSNTASYQDATAYLTGRYATDTAYSAKLNRIIAQYGLDQYDNYQLVDDEEVENPDAGNVDFETPTDSPDLPTVELPENTDEDTGEQEKPSEPAEDTEEVETPETPDAPVQAGEAFHVVQPGDTLYAIAKKYGISLVDLLTLNKLTSNMIYVGDRLVLPDSVVVEDETPAEDVEEETTVPSAPTGVYTVVAGDTLYKIAAANGLTISELKSLNTLTNDTIYVGQKLLLGKTTTTAPDKTENESNSNAGQTTTQSYTVKSGDTLWSIANANNMTVTALKAANSLTSDAIYPGQVLKTAGTSAPTTGTDTGTTGTTITGAFIKPASGYISSPFGYRTSPINGAVEFHRGVDIAGSGNISAAQMGVVEVATYHYSYGNYVVINHGKINGVTIKTLYAHMQSGLSVSVGQTVNQGQKIGVMGTTGSSTGVHLHFEVQENGAVVNPMNYINGITSGTPGATTPTTPSTGNSVVVVSGDTLWKIANANGLTVAELKKLNNLTSDAIVTGQVLILKSAGTDTPNKPSTPTVTPGTTSITVASGDTLWKIANAHGLSVAELKTLNNLTSDVIVPGQTLLLKQTTTPPSLTPPTTPTVPTAPSVQSTITVASGDTLWKIASAHGLSVAELKTLNNLSSDYIYPGQSLKVTKSVTTGNNSTGVTPPTVTKPSVPTVTNKVYIVQKGDTLYKIASANGVSVAELKAWNNLNTDIIFVNQSLKLAATTSSTQTTAPTTSAPEASGNTYTVQKGDTLYSIAKKKGVSLAALIEANDITSNIIYVGQVITF, encoded by the coding sequence GTGTTATCCAGAAATGAACGCATCAACCAAAAGAAAAAAGAACAACTGATCAATTCTTTTATCACCACGAATAAAAGACTGAAACGCAGCGTAGCAGTATTAAGCACATCGTTCTTCATGACAACCGTTGTGAAGCCAGTCCAACTGGTTTTGGCAGCAGAGACGACTACGCTTGGAACAACGGATAAACAAGTATATTCCACTAATCCCTTTTTGAACCAGATCATCCCGTCTGCGACCGTAATCGCTGCGAAAAATGATCTGTACGCTTCCGTGATGATGGCCCAAGCCATCCTGGAAAGCGGATGGGGTACCAGTGCTTTAGCGTCGGCTCCCAACTATAACCTATTCGGGATCAAAGGGGATTACAACGGAGAATCCGTCAACATGGGGACATTGGAGGACAGCGGTGGGCAGAATTATTATCCGATCAATGCTGAATTCAGGAAATATCCTTCCTATGCCGAATCCTTGCAGGATTATGCAAATCTTCTTGCGAATGGAACGAGTTGGAATCCGAATTATTATGCCGGTGCTTGGAAAAGCAATACAGCCTCTTATCAGGACGCAACAGCTTACCTGACCGGTCGCTATGCGACAGACACAGCCTACAGTGCCAAGTTGAACAGAATCATCGCACAATACGGTTTAGATCAATATGATAACTATCAACTTGTAGATGACGAAGAAGTCGAAAACCCGGATGCAGGCAATGTCGATTTTGAAACGCCTACTGATAGTCCTGACCTACCGACTGTCGAGCTTCCGGAAAATACGGACGAAGATACTGGAGAACAAGAGAAACCAAGTGAACCTGCAGAGGATACCGAAGAAGTCGAGACTCCGGAAACTCCGGATGCTCCGGTTCAAGCGGGGGAGGCTTTCCATGTCGTTCAACCCGGCGATACGCTTTACGCAATCGCTAAAAAGTATGGAATTTCGTTAGTGGATCTGTTGACGCTGAATAAACTGACTTCCAATATGATCTATGTGGGAGACCGTCTGGTGTTGCCTGACAGTGTCGTCGTCGAAGATGAGACGCCTGCAGAAGATGTGGAAGAAGAAACCACCGTACCATCTGCGCCAACCGGAGTTTATACGGTGGTCGCTGGCGATACCCTTTACAAAATCGCTGCTGCGAATGGCTTGACAATCAGTGAGTTGAAAAGTCTGAATACGTTGACGAATGACACAATCTACGTGGGCCAAAAATTGTTGCTGGGCAAAACAACAACGACTGCTCCAGATAAGACCGAAAATGAATCAAACAGCAATGCCGGTCAAACAACTACCCAATCATACACGGTTAAATCGGGTGATACATTGTGGTCGATCGCGAATGCGAACAACATGACCGTTACCGCACTGAAGGCCGCTAACAGTCTGACTTCCGATGCGATCTATCCGGGTCAAGTCCTGAAGACTGCGGGCACGTCAGCACCAACTACAGGAACGGATACAGGCACTACGGGAACTACAATCACTGGAGCTTTCATCAAACCGGCCAGCGGATATATTTCATCTCCGTTCGGATACCGTACTTCTCCGATCAATGGGGCGGTGGAATTCCATCGAGGTGTTGATATCGCAGGGAGTGGTAATATTTCTGCGGCTCAGATGGGCGTTGTGGAAGTCGCGACTTATCACTACAGCTACGGCAACTACGTCGTCATCAACCACGGCAAAATTAACGGCGTGACCATCAAAACGTTGTATGCGCATATGCAATCAGGTCTATCGGTATCCGTAGGACAGACCGTCAACCAAGGACAAAAAATCGGTGTGATGGGGACAACCGGCAGCTCGACAGGCGTCCATCTGCATTTCGAAGTGCAGGAAAATGGGGCTGTCGTCAACCCAATGAACTACATCAACGGCATCACTTCGGGAACGCCTGGAGCGACAACGCCAACTACACCATCCACCGGAAACAGTGTCGTTGTCGTGTCCGGAGATACTTTGTGGAAGATTGCGAATGCGAACGGACTGACGGTTGCGGAATTAAAAAAATTGAATAACTTGACAAGTGACGCGATTGTGACAGGCCAAGTACTGATTTTGAAGAGCGCAGGCACAGATACGCCAAACAAACCTTCAACGCCGACAGTGACCCCTGGAACAACTTCTATAACGGTGGCATCCGGCGACACGCTTTGGAAAATCGCGAATGCGCACGGATTGAGTGTAGCTGAATTGAAGACTCTGAACAATCTGACGAGTGATGTCATCGTTCCAGGCCAAACATTGTTGCTTAAACAAACTACGACACCGCCGAGTCTGACGCCACCAACGACGCCAACAGTGCCGACTGCACCTTCAGTTCAGAGCACAATCACTGTGGCATCCGGCGACACGCTTTGGAAAATCGCGAGTGCGCACGGATTGAGCGTAGCTGAACTAAAAACACTGAACAATCTGAGTTCCGATTATATTTATCCGGGTCAATCCTTGAAAGTGACGAAATCAGTTACGACTGGGAATAATTCTACAGGCGTGACACCACCAACTGTAACGAAACCTTCCGTTCCGACTGTCACAAACAAAGTGTACATAGTCCAGAAGGGGGATACGCTCTATAAAATCGCCTCCGCTAATGGTGTTTCGGTTGCCGAGCTGAAGGCTTGGAACAACCTGAACACGGATATCATTTTTGTGAACCAATCCTTGAAGTTGGCTGCAACGACGAGTTCAACGCAGACAACAGCGCCAACCACAAGTGCGCCTGAGGCATCCGGCAATACGTATACGGTCCAAAAAGGCGATACTTTGTATAGCATCGCCAAGAAAAAGGGTGTCAGCTTAGCGGCTTTGATCGAAGCGAATGACATCACATCCAACATCATTTATGTCGGCCAAGTCATCACTTTTTAA
- a CDS encoding CvfD/Ygs/GSP13 family RNA-binding post-transcriptional regulator gives MKMEYKIGDIIEGNVTGIQSYGVFISLDKNTQGLIHISECRHGYVTNLDEFIQIDDKVEAKIIDIDEYTGKISLSLRAMEKLATPCYPAKRKKRKRRYLPQIGFETLKEMMPTWIEEAKEDEKVRKSTGNNPVYTTSDERGHS, from the coding sequence ATGAAAATGGAATATAAAATCGGAGACATAATTGAAGGCAATGTAACAGGTATCCAATCTTATGGTGTCTTTATTTCATTGGACAAGAATACGCAAGGTTTGATCCATATATCCGAATGCAGGCATGGGTATGTGACAAACCTAGATGAATTCATTCAGATCGACGATAAAGTAGAAGCCAAAATCATAGATATTGACGAGTACACAGGAAAAATAAGCCTGTCTCTCAGAGCTATGGAAAAGTTGGCAACTCCGTGTTACCCGGCAAAAAGAAAGAAAAGAAAAAGAAGATATTTACCGCAAATCGGTTTTGAGACCTTGAAAGAAATGATGCCGACCTGGATCGAAGAGGCCAAAGAAGACGAGAAAGTTAGGAAATCGACAGGCAATAATCCTGTCTATACGACTTCCGATGAAAGGGGACATTCATGA
- a CDS encoding class I SAM-dependent methyltransferase: MLLSAVGFSHSLLKETVCTGDLVIDATVGNGSDTVLLATLVGPTGKVIGFDVQKQAVENTAQKLLLAGLTDQVTLLHQGHETLGDVLADNAKIGGAIFNLGYLPGSDKTIITKKNTTISAIDALLPKLRIGSYILLVVYSGHPGGMEERNALLDYCSSLNQSLFKVLQYGFINQINHPPFLIAIEKKKTPYMK, translated from the coding sequence ATGTTGTTGTCCGCAGTGGGCTTCAGTCATAGTTTGCTGAAGGAAACAGTCTGCACAGGAGATTTAGTCATTGATGCCACTGTCGGAAACGGCAGCGATACCGTCCTTTTGGCTACACTGGTCGGTCCAACAGGCAAAGTGATCGGTTTTGACGTCCAGAAACAAGCCGTCGAAAACACTGCACAAAAACTATTGTTGGCAGGACTGACGGATCAGGTTACCCTTCTTCATCAAGGGCATGAAACCCTTGGGGATGTGTTGGCCGACAATGCAAAAATCGGCGGTGCCATCTTCAACTTAGGATACCTGCCAGGATCCGATAAAACGATCATCACCAAAAAAAATACGACCATCAGTGCCATCGATGCCCTGCTCCCGAAATTACGGATCGGCAGCTACATTCTCTTAGTCGTGTACAGTGGGCATCCTGGCGGCATGGAAGAGAGGAACGCCCTGCTTGATTACTGCAGTAGCTTGAATCAATCCTTATTCAAGGTACTGCAATACGGCTTCATCAACCAGATCAATCATCCGCCGTTCTTGATTGCCATCGAGAAAAAGAAAACTCCTTATATGAAATAG
- a CDS encoding glucose-6-phosphate isomerase, whose protein sequence is MSHIQFDYSKALKFFAQHELDYIQYQVTAADKALREGTGPGNDFTGWIDLPKDYDKEEFARIKAAAKKIQSDSEVLVVIGIGGSYLGARAAIDFLNNTFYNVQTTADRKTPQIFFAGNSISSTYLADLIEVIGDRDFSVNMISKSGTTTEPAIAFRVFKELLIKKYGKEEAVKRIYSTTDKARGAAKHEADMEGYETFVIPDDVGGRFTVLTPVGLLPIAVSGADIDALMQGAADAREAYMNPDLATNVAYQYAAIRNILYRKGKVTEILANYEPGMQYLSEWWKQLFGESEGKDQKGIYPTSANFSTDLHSIGQSIQDGQRNIFETVVKVAKPRKTIDIPLSAEDLDGLGYLEGKDVDFVNTKAYQGTLLAHTDGGVPNLLVTMPEMDAYSLGYLVYFFEIAVGISGYLNGVNPFDQPGVEAYKKNMFALLGKPGFEELAKELNDRL, encoded by the coding sequence ATGTCACACATTCAATTTGATTACTCTAAAGCTTTGAAATTTTTTGCACAACACGAATTGGACTACATCCAGTATCAAGTAACAGCCGCTGACAAAGCGCTTCGTGAAGGTACAGGCCCAGGGAATGACTTCACTGGCTGGATCGACCTGCCTAAAGACTATGACAAAGAAGAATTTGCTCGCATCAAAGCGGCAGCGAAAAAAATCCAATCCGATTCAGAAGTTTTGGTTGTTATCGGTATCGGCGGTTCTTATTTAGGCGCCCGTGCTGCAATTGACTTCCTGAACAACACTTTCTACAACGTTCAGACAACTGCAGACCGTAAAACACCTCAAATTTTCTTTGCAGGCAACAGCATCAGCTCGACTTATTTAGCTGACCTGATCGAAGTGATCGGGGATCGTGATTTCTCAGTAAACATGATTTCAAAATCAGGTACAACAACTGAACCAGCGATTGCTTTCCGTGTCTTCAAAGAATTGTTGATCAAAAAATACGGTAAAGAAGAAGCGGTAAAACGCATTTACTCTACCACAGACAAAGCAAGAGGCGCAGCGAAGCATGAAGCAGACATGGAAGGATACGAAACTTTCGTTATCCCTGATGATGTCGGCGGACGTTTTACTGTATTGACACCAGTTGGCCTTCTTCCGATCGCTGTCAGCGGTGCTGATATCGATGCGTTGATGCAAGGTGCTGCTGATGCCCGTGAAGCATACATGAATCCTGATTTGGCAACCAACGTTGCTTACCAATACGCGGCTATCCGTAACATCCTGTACCGTAAAGGCAAAGTGACTGAGATTTTGGCTAATTATGAACCAGGCATGCAATACCTGTCAGAATGGTGGAAACAGCTATTCGGCGAGTCTGAAGGTAAAGACCAAAAAGGTATTTATCCAACCAGCGCGAACTTTTCTACAGATTTGCACTCAATCGGCCAATCCATCCAAGATGGACAAAGAAATATCTTTGAGACGGTTGTTAAAGTTGCAAAACCACGCAAAACAATCGATATTCCTTTAAGTGCAGAAGATTTGGACGGTTTAGGCTATCTTGAAGGCAAAGATGTTGATTTCGTAAACACAAAAGCTTACCAAGGAACATTATTGGCTCATACAGATGGCGGCGTACCGAACTTGTTGGTCACTATGCCTGAAATGGATGCTTATTCTTTAGGTTACCTAGTGTACTTCTTTGAAATCGCCGTAGGAATCTCCGGTTACCTGAACGGTGTGAATCCATTCGACCAACCAGGTGTAGAAGCTTACAAAAAGAACATGTTTGCACTTCTGGGCAAGCCTGGATTCGAAGAACTGGCTAAAGAATTAAACGACAGACTATAA